The DNA region ATCGCGAACACCGTGAGCATCTTGGCGGGCTGCAGACCGAGCGACGTGTCGTCGTCCATGAAGCCGGCCACCGACAGGTTGACCACGATCGGCAGGGTGAAGACCGCCAGCACGGAGTTGATCGCCGTCAGCGTGATGTTGAGCGCGACGTCCCCGCCCGCCAGGTGGCTGAAGATGTTCGCCGTCGTCCCGCCAGGAGACGCCGCCAGCAGCATCATGCCGACCGCCAGTACCGGGGACAGGTCGAACAGCAACACCAGGCCCAAGCACAACACCGGCAACACCAGCACCTGGACTCCCAGCGCCACCAGGGCGGCGCGGGGGAAGCGGGCTACGCGGGTGAAGTCGGCGATCGTCAGTGACAGGCCGAGGCCGAACATCACGATCGCGAGTGCGATCGGCAGGAACACAGTGGTCAAGGTCGATGAAGCCATGGTCACTCCCTCGCATCCGGTGCGAGAATGGTTCAGATAAACCGGACAAAGTCGCAATAGGCATGTCCGAAACGTGATCCCGGCACCGACTCGCCCAGCGGCCGCCGCCGCTCCGTAAACTTGACGGAAAGGGAGGTGTCACGTGGTCAGTTCGGAGGAGCGCAGGCTCGAGGTCCTGCGTGCCATCGTGGCCGACTACGTGCACAACCAGGAGCCCGTCGCGTCCAAAGCGATCGTAGAGCGGCACAACCTGGGCGTGTCCAGCGCGACGGTGCGCAACGACATGGCCTCGCTGGAGGAAGACGGCTACATCACCCAGCCGCACACCAGCGCAGGCCGCATCCCCACCGACAAGGGCTACCGCCTGTTCGTCGACCGCCTCAGCGACGTCAAGCCGCTCAGCACCGCCGAGCGGCGGGCGATCCAGAGTTTCCTCGAGGGCGCCATCGACCTCGACGACGTCATGCGCCGCAGCGTTCGCCTGCTGGCCCAGCTGACCAGGCAGGTCGCGGTCATCCAGTACCCGACGCTGACCACGTCGACAGTGCGCCACGTCGAGCTGGTCAGCATCACCCCGGCCCGGATCATGATGGTCCTCATCACCGACACCGGCCGCGTCGACCAGCGCATGGTCGACCTCGGCGACGTGATCGCCGACGAGTCGATCGCCCGGCTGCGCACGATCCTCAACTCGACCCTGGCGGGCAAGCGTCTCACCGACGCCGCCGCCAAGGTCGCCGAGCTGCCCGAGGCCGCCCCCGGCGACCTGCGCGACGCGATGACCAGGCTGTCGACCGTGCTGGTCGAGTCCCTGGTCGAGCACCCCGAGGAGCGGCTCGTCCTGGGCGGCACCGCGAACCTCACGCGCAACGCCGCCGACTTCCCGCACTCGCTGCGCCAGGTGCTCGAAGCGCTCGAAGAGCAGGTCGTGGTGCTCAAGCTGCTCGCCGCGACCACCGACCCTGGCACCATTGTGGTGCGCATCGGCGAGGAGAACGAGGCCGAGGAGATGCGCAGCACGTCGGTGGTTTCCATCGGGTACGGCACTCGTGCGACCCTGCTCGGTGGCATGGGCGTGGTCGGGCCGACCCGCATGGACTACCCCACGAACATCGCCGCGGTCCGCGCGGTGGCGAACTACGTCGGGGACATTCTCGGCAAGTAGGCAAGGGCAATCGAGGTGCCCCGGGGTGCCCGGGGCAGGAGGACTGACACGGTGGCGAGGGACTACTACGGCGCGCTCGGAGTGCGGAGGGACGCGAGCTCCGACGAGATCAAGCGCGCCTACCGCAAGCTCGCGCGCGAGCTGCACCCGGACATCAATCCGGACGAGGCGGCGCAGACGCGCTTCCGCGAGGTCACCGCCGCTTACGAGGTCCTTTCGGACCCGCAGAAGCGCAAGATCGTCGACATGGGCGGCGACCCGCTGTCCAACGGCGGCGGCGGTGGCGGCGGCCAGGACCCGTTCGGCGGGTTCGGCCTCGGCGACATCATGGACGCGTTCTTCGGCGCCGCGGGCGGCGGCGGTGGCGGACGCGGTCCGCGCAGCCGGGTGCAGCCCGGCTCGGATGCCCTGCTGCGCATCCAGATGACGCTGGAGGAGTGCGCCACCGGCGTCAGCCGGGAGATCGCCGTCGAGACGGCGATCCTGTGCGACCTGTGCCGCGGCTCCGGCTGCGCCGATGGCACCTCGCCCACCACCTGCGACACCTGCCACGGCCGCGGCGAGGTCCAGTCAGTGCAGCGGTCGTTCCTGGGCCAGGTCGTCACCGCCCGCGCGTGCCCGGTGTGCCGCGGCCTCGGCGAGGTCATCCCCGACCCGTGTCGGCAGTGCGCGGGGGAGGGCCGCGTGCGCGCCCGCCGGACGATCACCGCGAAGATCCCGCCCGGTGTCGCCGACGGCATGCGGGTTCGGCTGTCCGGCCAAGGCGAGGTCGGCCCCGGCGGCGGCCCCGCCGGCGACCTGTACGTCGAGGTCGAGGAACTTCCGCACTCGACGTTCGAACGCGCGGGCGCCGACCTGCACTGCACCCTGCGCGTCCCGATGACCACGGCGGCCCTGGGCGCGGTCGTGCCATTGGAGACCCTCGACGGTCCGCTCGACATCGAGCTGGAACCGGGCACCCAGCCCGAGACCGAGCTGGTCATGACCGGCCGGGGCCTGCCCCGCCTGCGCTCAACCGGCCGCGTCGACGGTCGCGGCGACCTGCACGTGCACATCGAGGTCGAGGTCCCCACGAAGCTCGACGCCCGCCAGACCGAGCTGCTGCGCGAGCTCGCCGAACTGCGTGGCGAGGAAGAGCACACCCTGGCCGCGGCCAGCGCCCGCACAGGCGGGCTGTTCTCCCGGCTGCGCCAGCGCCACGCCCGATGACCCTGGCGCTGTTCCTGATCGACGACCTGCCTTCCGGCCCGTTCACCCTGGACGGGCCGGAGGGCAGGCACGCCGCGGCGGTCCGCCGTCTGCGGGTCGGTGAGGAACTGCTGGTGTCCGACGGCCGGGGAGCGGTGGCCCACTGCGTCGTCGCCGCGGCCGGGCGCGACTCGCTAGACCTGACGATCACCCGCCGCTGGGACGAACCGCCGCCGTCGCCCCGCGTGATCATCGCCCAGGCCCTCGCCAAGGGAGATCGCGGCGAGCTCGCCGTGGAACTGGCCACCGAGGCGGGCGCCGACGAGATCATCCCGTGGCGTGCCGCCTGCTCGATCACCAAATGGGACGACGGCCCCCGCGGCGACAAAGCCCTCACGAAATGGCGAGCCACCGTCCGCGAAGCGGCGAAACAAGCGCGCCGCGCCTGGATCCCCATTGTCACCGAACCCATGTCGACTCGTGCACTTGTTGATAAGGCAAGAGAAGTAGCGCTGACACTGGTGTTGGAAGCAGGCCGATCCACCCGGATGGCCGAAGTCGAATTACCGGAATCCGGAGACGTACTACTGATCGTCGGCCCGGAAGGCGGCATCACCGAAGACGAGATCAACGCCTTTGAGCAGGCACGATCCCGCGCGGTCCGCCTCGGCCCCGCCGTTCTGCGCACCTCCACGGCCGCCGCGGTCGCATTAGGGGCCATAGGAGTACGCACCGCAAGGTGGCGCTGACCCTTAGCGAGGGTCTACCCTTTGTCCTGCAACGCGATCACGCAATTCGATCGCCCGCACAGCAACCGCTGGACACCTCCCCCCTCGGTCCAGCGGCCGCCGCGCGGGGCGGTGGGGCGACCCCCAGGCTTCACCGCCCGCGCGGCATCCTCTGCCTCCCCCTGCTCGCCTGACGGCTCGCCTTGTCGTCTGCGTTCCCTCTGGGGGCCGAGCCCCCAGACCCCCACGGTGCGTACTCTCGCGAACCAGCCGTGCCCCGCATCCGTAGCTGGCGGTGGGCGGGGTGTAACCAATAGCCGAGTCGCCCACGGTGCGTACTCTCGCGAGCCAGCCGTGCCCGGCATCCGTAGCTGGAGGCGGGCGGGGTGTGTAGCCAATCGAAACGTGCTCGGTGCTCCTGCGGTCGCTGCGCGGCGAGGAACTCTGAGTCGTCCGCCGATAGGGTGTCGGTCATGACCGCGGACTGCCTCTTCTGCAAGATCATCGCCGGTGACATCCCCTCGACGGTCGTCTATCAGAACGACGCCGTCTACGCCTTCCGCGACATCGGTCCCCAGTCCCGGGTGCACGTGCTAGTCGTACCCCGCGAGCACCACGAGGACGCGGGCGTACTCGCCGCGGCCGATCCCAAGCTGCTCGCCGAGGTGATCATCGCGGGGACCGAGGTCGCCAGGATCGAGGGAATCGACGAGTCCGGATACCGATTCGTGTTCAACACCGGCGACGACGCGTGCCGCACGGTTTTCCACGCCCACCTGCACGTTCTCGGCGGGGAACAGCTCGCGGGCTTCGGCCGGTGACACCGTTTCTCCGGTGCGCCCTGTCGGTCGCTGGGTCTAGCATCGAATTCAGCACCTGACATCGAGCGCGAAGGCAGGACCGAGAGCACGTGACCGGCACAGACCCCCGTTCTTCCGACGCGCCCACCCCACAGCACGATGCCCAGTCTCGGTTCACGATCCCGGACGGTGCCGTCCTCGCCCTGCTCGGGTCCCGCGACGAGAACCTCCGCATCGCCGAAGACCTGCTCGACGCCGACGTTCACGTCCGCGGCAACGAGGTGACCCTCTCCGGCGCCCCCGCCGACGTCGCGTTCGCCGAGCGGGTGTTCACCGAACTCGCGACCCTGGCCACCCGCGGCCAGCAGGTCGGCCCGGACACGGTCCGCCGCACCATCGCCATGCTCTCCGGCGACCAGGCCGAGTCGCCCGCCGACGTCCTCAGCCTCGACATCCTGTCCCGGCGCGGCCGCACGATCCGGCCCAAGACGCTCAACCAGAAGCGCTACGTCGACTCGATCGACGCCAACACCATCGTCTTCGGCATCGGCCCCGCAGGCACCGGCAAGACCTACCTGGCGATGGCCAAGGCCGTGCAGGCACTGCAGGCCAAGCAGGTCACTCGCATCATCCTGACCAGGCCCGCGGTCGAGGCGGGGGAGCGCCTTGGCTTCCTGCCCGGCACCCTGTTCGACAAGATCGACCCATACCTACGCCCCCTCTACGACGCGCTGCACGACATGATCGAGCCGGAGTCGATCCCGCGCCTGATGCAGGCGGGCACGATCGAGGTCGCCCCGCTCGCATACATGCGTGGCCGTACCTTGAATGAGGCGTTCATCATCCTGGACGAGGCGCAGAACACCACGCCCGAGCAGATGAAGATGTTCCTCACCCGCCTGGGCTTCGGCTCCAAAGTCGTCGTCACCGGCGACATCACCCAGATCGACCTTCCCGGCGGCCAGCGCAGCGGGCTCAAGGTCGTCAAGGACATCCTCACCGGTGTCGACGACATCCACTTCGCCCAGCTGACCAGCCAGGACGTCGTGCGCCACCGGCTCGTCGGCGATATCGTCGACGCCTACGAGCGCTGGCAGGACGCGCAGGACGCCGCCGAGCAGACCCACCGCGGCCCGGTTCGCGCGGGTGGTCGCAGGCCCGGGCGCTGAACCGGAGACAATGACTTCGTGAGTATCGAGATCGCCAACGAGTCCGGGGTGGCGGTCGACGAGGCGTCCATCGTCGCGGCGGCCCGCTTCGCCCTGGATCGGATGAACGTCAGCAAGCTCGCCGAGCTGTCGGTGCTGCTCGTCGAGCTGGACGTGATGTCCGACCTGCACGAGCGCTGGATGGACCTGCCCGGACCGACCGACGTCATGGCCTTCCCCATGGACGAGCTGGAGTCCGCCCGCAGACCCGACGCGCCCGAGGCGGGTCCGGCGCTGCTGGGCGACATCGTGCTGTGCCCGGCCTTCGCCAAGGACCAGGCGCGCAAGGCGGGCCACAGCCTCATCGACGAACTGCACCTGCTGACCGTGCACGGCGTGCTCCACCTGCTCGGCTACGACCACGCCGAGCCCGCGGAGGAACGCGAGATGTTCACCCTGCAGAAGCGCATCCTCGCCGACTTCCGCGCCGCGAGCTCGGAGGCCAAGCGCCGCGCGGCGCAGCGCGTCGAGGACGACAAGCTGCTCGGCACCGTCGGTCTGGGCGAGACCGACAAGGAAAACTGAGCCCGTGTCAGCGGATTCCGCCGGTCTCCTTGTCATCGCCGTACTGCTGATCCTCGCGGCGGGCTGCTTCGCCGCCGCGGACGCCGCGCTGTCGGCGGTGTCCAAGGCCAGGGTCGAGGGTCTCCTGCGCGCGGGCCGGACGGGCTCCCGTCAGCTCCTCGCCGTGGTCAACGACCGGCCCCGGCACATCAACCTGCTGCTCCTGCTGCGGCTGAGCTGCGAGCTCGCCGCAACAGTGCTCGTCGCCGTCGTCTGCCTCCGATCGATCACGTCCGGCTGGGTCGCGGGCCTCGTCGCGGCGCTGGGCATGATCGTGGTGTCCTACGTCCTCGTCGGCGTCGGCCCGCGCACCATCGGCCGACAGCACCCGTATGGCGTCGGCCTGATCGCCGCCGGTCCGGTTCGCGCTCTGGGCACGGTGCTCGGACCGCTGTCGAAGGTCTTGATCCTGGTCGGTAACGCGATCACGCCCGGCAAGGGCTTCCGCGAGGGCCCGTTCTCCTCGGAGGTCGAGCTGCGCGAACTGGTCGACCTCGCCGAGGAACGTGGCGTGGTCGACGCCGACGAGCGCGAGATGATCCACTCGGTGTTCGAGCTGCGCGGCACGATCGCGCGCGAGGTCATGGTGCCGCGCACCGAGATGGTGTGGATCGAGCAGGCGAAGACGGTCCGGCAGGCGCTGATGCTGTCGCTGCGCACCGGCTACACCCGCCTGCCGGTGATCGGCGAGAGCGTGGACGACGTCGTCGGCGTGGTCAACCTCAAAGACCTGGTCCGCGCCTGGGTCGACGCCGAGGCCGACACCCAGGCGGTGACCGAGCTGATGGGCACCGCCACGTTCGTGCCCGACACCAAGCGCGTCGACGACCTGCTGCGCGAGATGCAGCTGTCGAAGAACCACCTCGCGGTCCTGGTGGACGAATACGGCGGTACCGCGGGCCTGCTCACGATCGAGGACATCCTGGAGGAGATCGTCGGCGAGATCACCGACGAGTCCGACACCGACGACCGCCCGCCGGTCGAACACCTCGATGACGGCGGCGTCCGGGTCAGCTCCCGGCTCCCGGTGGAAGACCTGGGCGCGCTGTTCGGCCTGCTCCTCGACGGGCAGGACGTGGAGACCGTCGGCGGCCTGCTCGCCCAGCGACTGGGACGTGTGCCACTGCCCGGTGCCGAAGCGGAGATCACCGGGCTACGGTTCCGAGCCGAGGGCGGCAAGGACAACCGCGGCCGGGTGCGCATCACCTCCGTGGTCGTCCGCCGCGCCGACGCCGACGACGAACACGAGAGGAGCCCCGAGCGTGGCTGAGCTGGACCCCGAGGACGCCAAGATCGTGACCCTGGCCCGGTCGAGCCGGGCCAGGACCGGTGCCGCCGAGGGGGCCGCGGTGCGCGACACCGACGGCCGCACCTACGCCGCCGCCACGGTCGCGCTGCCCTCGCTCAAGCTGACCGCGCTCCAGGCCGCCGTCGCCGCCGCGGTGTCCAGCGGCGCCGAAGGCATCGAAGCCGCCGCCGTTGTCACCGACGCGGGTGAAATCGACGGCGACTCCCTGGCCGCCGTGCGCGACCTGACGCCCGACGCGCCGGTGTACCGGGCCGACGCGTCCGGCACCGTCGCCGACGTCCTCAGGTGAGGATCACGGTCTGTCGGGACTGCTGCTGCGGGACGGTCAAGAAGCATCCGACGGTGAACCACGGCAAGCACCTGTCCCGGCTGCGGGCCGTCGCCGCCGAGGTCGGAGCCACTGTGACGGTGGTCGAGTGCCTCGACACGTGTGAGACCTCCAACGTCGTCGTGGTCCAGGCGAAGGGCGTCAAGCCGGTCTGGCTGGGCTTCGTGCTCGGCGACGACGCGATCACCGACATCGAGGACTGGCTCAAGGCGGGCGGGCCCGGTGTGGCGCCGCTTTCCGACACCCTTGAACTGCACCGAATCACAGCACCGGGACTGCGGAAGGCACAATGACTCGGTGACCAGCAGCACCGAAGGCCATAGGTCCGGTTTCGCCTGTTTCGTCGGCAGACCCAACGCGGGTAAATCCACACTCACCAACGCGCTCGTCGGCAGCAAGGTCGCGATCACGTCCAGCAAGCCGCAGACCACCCGGCACGCCATCCGCGGCATCGTCCACCGGCCGGACGCCCAACTCGTCATCGTCGACACTCCCGGCCTGCACCGGCCGCGCACGCTGCTGGGCCAGCGGCTCAACGACATCGTGCGCGAGACGTGGTCCGAAGTGGACGTCGTCGGCTTCTGTGTCCCGGCCGACCAGAAGGTCGGGCCAGGTGACAAGTTCATCGCCGCCGAACTGGCCAAGGTCGCCAAGCGCACCCCGGTCGTCGGCGTGATCACCAAGACCGACCTCGTCGCGCCGGAACAGGTCGTCCAGCAGCTGCTCGCCCTGCAGGACGTGATGGAGTTCGCGGAGCTGATCCCGGTCTCGGCGGTCGACGGATTCCAGGTGGCCACCCTGGCCGACCTGCTGGTCAACCGGCTGCCCGAGGGCCCGCAGCTCTATCCGGGCGGCGAGTTGACCGACGAGCCGGAGGCCACCCTGGTCGCCGAGCTGATCCGCGAGGCCGCGCTGGAGGGTGTGCGCGACGAGCTGCCGCACTCGATCGCGGTCACCATCGAGGAGATGGTCCCGCGCGAGGGCCGCGACGACATGCTGGAGATCCACGCGCTGCTATATGTGGAGCGGTCCAGCCAGAAGGGGATCATCCTCGGCCACCGCGGCGAGCGCCTCAAGCACGTTGGGACCACCGCTCGCAAGCACATCGAGGCGCTGCTGGGCACCCGTGTATACCTGGATCTGCACGTGAAGGTCGCCAAGGACTGGCAGCGCGACCCGAAGCAACTACGCCGTCTGGGGTTCTGAATGTCAGCACACCGCGCCGACCTCGAACACACCGAGGTCGGCGAGTTGGGCGAGGTCGCCGTCGCCACCCCGGGGGGCCGGTTCGCCGCCAGGGTGATCGACACCGTGGTCGCCGGTGTGCCAGGGTGGCTCGCCGCGGTGCTGATCTGGCCGGACGGATCCTGGGTCATGCGGCTGCTGTTCACGCTGCTGGCGGTGTTCGCCTACGAGTTCACGCTGGTGGCGGTCCGCGGGACGACCCCGGGCAAGTCGCTGCTGCGGATCGAGATCGCCGACTTGACCACCGGCGGCGCACCTGGCCCGGGCGACGCGTTCCTGCGCACGCTGGTGTTCTGGGCCGTCCCGATGACCACCCTGAGCATTCTGCTGATCGACGAGCGGCTGCGGCGGGGCTGGCACGACCTGGCCGCGGGCACCATCGTCGTGTTGCGGCCTGTCGGCGGCTAACACTGTCTGACCCTGGTGGGAGAATGCGTCCGTGAGCCTGTACCGCGACACCGGTGTGGTCTTGCGCGTGCAGAAACTCGGTGAGGCCGACCGGATCATCACCCTCATCACCCAGAAGCACGGCAAGGTGCGCGCCGTGGCCAAGGGCGTGCGCCGCACGACCTCGCGCCTGGGCGCCCGGGTCGAGCCGTTCGCCCACGTCGACGTGCAGTTCTACACCGGCCGCACCCTCGACGTGATCACCCAGGTGCAGACCCTCGACGCGTTCGGCGCGGGCATCGTCAACGACTACCAGCGGTACACCGCGGGCTGCGCGGTCCTGGAGACCGCCGACCGGCTGTCCGCCGAGGAAGGCGAACCGGTCTTACGCCTGTACCTGCTGGTCGCGGGCGCCCTGCGGGCGTTGGCCGACGGACAGCGCGACGCGTCCCTCGTGCTCGACGCGTTCCTGTTGCGCGCCATGGCTATCGCGGGCTGGTCGCCCGCCCTCACCGAGTGCGCCCGCTGCGGCGACCCGGGCCCGCACCGCGCGTTCAGCGTCCACGCGGGCGGCTCGGTCTGCCCCCGGTGCAAGCCGCCGGGCTCGGCGAGCCCGCCGTTCGAGGTGCTCAACCTGATGGACGCGCTGGCCACCGGCGGCTGGGACACCGCGGAACGCTCGACGGAGTCCTCCCGCCGCGAGGCCAGCGGACTGGTCGCCGCGCTGCTGCAATGGCACCTGGAACGTCAGCTCAGGTCGCTGCCGCTGGTGGAACGCCGTCGAGTGGAAGATCGACCACCTGCCGCGCCTCAGCCATGACCAAGGCTGCGACCTCGTCGAGCCCGCGACCGGTGTGGTCGGCCAAGTCGTACTCGTATTCGAGATCGTTCAGCCGGTCCACCACCGCCCACGGCATCTCCTGGAGTGTCTCCGATGCCCACGAGACCAGGACATGGGGTGCGATCTC from Alloactinosynnema sp. L-07 includes:
- the ybeY gene encoding rRNA maturation RNase YbeY encodes the protein MSIEIANESGVAVDEASIVAAARFALDRMNVSKLAELSVLLVELDVMSDLHERWMDLPGPTDVMAFPMDELESARRPDAPEAGPALLGDIVLCPAFAKDQARKAGHSLIDELHLLTVHGVLHLLGYDHAEPAEEREMFTLQKRILADFRAASSEAKRRAAQRVEDDKLLGTVGLGETDKEN
- a CDS encoding PhoH family protein: MTGTDPRSSDAPTPQHDAQSRFTIPDGAVLALLGSRDENLRIAEDLLDADVHVRGNEVTLSGAPADVAFAERVFTELATLATRGQQVGPDTVRRTIAMLSGDQAESPADVLSLDILSRRGRTIRPKTLNQKRYVDSIDANTIVFGIGPAGTGKTYLAMAKAVQALQAKQVTRIILTRPAVEAGERLGFLPGTLFDKIDPYLRPLYDALHDMIEPESIPRLMQAGTIEVAPLAYMRGRTLNEAFIILDEAQNTTPEQMKMFLTRLGFGSKVVVTGDITQIDLPGGQRSGLKVVKDILTGVDDIHFAQLTSQDVVRHRLVGDIVDAYERWQDAQDAAEQTHRGPVRAGGRRPGR
- the era gene encoding GTPase Era, giving the protein MTSSTEGHRSGFACFVGRPNAGKSTLTNALVGSKVAITSSKPQTTRHAIRGIVHRPDAQLVIVDTPGLHRPRTLLGQRLNDIVRETWSEVDVVGFCVPADQKVGPGDKFIAAELAKVAKRTPVVGVITKTDLVAPEQVVQQLLALQDVMEFAELIPVSAVDGFQVATLADLLVNRLPEGPQLYPGGELTDEPEATLVAELIREAALEGVRDELPHSIAVTIEEMVPREGRDDMLEIHALLYVERSSQKGIILGHRGERLKHVGTTARKHIEALLGTRVYLDLHVKVAKDWQRDPKQLRRLGF
- a CDS encoding 16S rRNA (uracil(1498)-N(3))-methyltransferase, whose protein sequence is MTLALFLIDDLPSGPFTLDGPEGRHAAAVRRLRVGEELLVSDGRGAVAHCVVAAAGRDSLDLTITRRWDEPPPSPRVIIAQALAKGDRGELAVELATEAGADEIIPWRAACSITKWDDGPRGDKALTKWRATVREAAKQARRAWIPIVTEPMSTRALVDKAREVALTLVLEAGRSTRMAEVELPESGDVLLIVGPEGGITEDEINAFEQARSRAVRLGPAVLRTSTAAAVALGAIGVRTARWR
- a CDS encoding RDD family protein, whose protein sequence is MSAHRADLEHTEVGELGEVAVATPGGRFAARVIDTVVAGVPGWLAAVLIWPDGSWVMRLLFTLLAVFAYEFTLVAVRGTTPGKSLLRIEIADLTTGGAPGPGDAFLRTLVFWAVPMTTLSILLIDERLRRGWHDLAAGTIVVLRPVGG
- a CDS encoding hemolysin family protein, whose product is MSADSAGLLVIAVLLILAAGCFAAADAALSAVSKARVEGLLRAGRTGSRQLLAVVNDRPRHINLLLLLRLSCELAATVLVAVVCLRSITSGWVAGLVAALGMIVVSYVLVGVGPRTIGRQHPYGVGLIAAGPVRALGTVLGPLSKVLILVGNAITPGKGFREGPFSSEVELRELVDLAEERGVVDADEREMIHSVFELRGTIAREVMVPRTEMVWIEQAKTVRQALMLSLRTGYTRLPVIGESVDDVVGVVNLKDLVRAWVDAEADTQAVTELMGTATFVPDTKRVDDLLREMQLSKNHLAVLVDEYGGTAGLLTIEDILEEIVGEITDESDTDDRPPVEHLDDGGVRVSSRLPVEDLGALFGLLLDGQDVETVGGLLAQRLGRVPLPGAEAEITGLRFRAEGGKDNRGRVRITSVVVRRADADDEHERSPERG
- the dnaJ gene encoding molecular chaperone DnaJ, with the translated sequence MARDYYGALGVRRDASSDEIKRAYRKLARELHPDINPDEAAQTRFREVTAAYEVLSDPQKRKIVDMGGDPLSNGGGGGGGQDPFGGFGLGDIMDAFFGAAGGGGGGRGPRSRVQPGSDALLRIQMTLEECATGVSREIAVETAILCDLCRGSGCADGTSPTTCDTCHGRGEVQSVQRSFLGQVVTARACPVCRGLGEVIPDPCRQCAGEGRVRARRTITAKIPPGVADGMRVRLSGQGEVGPGGGPAGDLYVEVEELPHSTFERAGADLHCTLRVPMTTAALGAVVPLETLDGPLDIELEPGTQPETELVMTGRGLPRLRSTGRVDGRGDLHVHIEVEVPTKLDARQTELLRELAELRGEEEHTLAAASARTGGLFSRLRQRHAR
- a CDS encoding histidine triad nucleotide-binding protein, giving the protein MTADCLFCKIIAGDIPSTVVYQNDAVYAFRDIGPQSRVHVLVVPREHHEDAGVLAAADPKLLAEVIIAGTEVARIEGIDESGYRFVFNTGDDACRTVFHAHLHVLGGEQLAGFGR
- the hrcA gene encoding heat-inducible transcriptional repressor HrcA, with the protein product MVSSEERRLEVLRAIVADYVHNQEPVASKAIVERHNLGVSSATVRNDMASLEEDGYITQPHTSAGRIPTDKGYRLFVDRLSDVKPLSTAERRAIQSFLEGAIDLDDVMRRSVRLLAQLTRQVAVIQYPTLTTSTVRHVELVSITPARIMMVLITDTGRVDQRMVDLGDVIADESIARLRTILNSTLAGKRLTDAAAKVAELPEAAPGDLRDAMTRLSTVLVESLVEHPEERLVLGGTANLTRNAADFPHSLRQVLEALEEQVVVLKLLAATTDPGTIVVRIGEENEAEEMRSTSVVSIGYGTRATLLGGMGVVGPTRMDYPTNIAAVRAVANYVGDILGK
- a CDS encoding bile acid:sodium symporter family protein, producing the protein MASSTLTTVFLPIALAIVMFGLGLSLTIADFTRVARFPRAALVALGVQVLVLPVLCLGLVLLFDLSPVLAVGMMLLAASPGGTTANIFSHLAGGDVALNITLTAINSVLAVFTLPIVVNLSVAGFMDDDTSLGLQPAKMLTVFAIVLIPVAIGMAVNRRFPEFAERMRKPVKIASIVVLVAVIVGALVAERANLAGYLRDVGIVALLLCVLSLALGYFVPRLVKVSEKQAIASAFEVGIHNSTLAITIALTVMNNSALAVPGAVYGVLMFFPAGLLAWWITRRRAHAEV
- the recO gene encoding DNA repair protein RecO, with product MSLYRDTGVVLRVQKLGEADRIITLITQKHGKVRAVAKGVRRTTSRLGARVEPFAHVDVQFYTGRTLDVITQVQTLDAFGAGIVNDYQRYTAGCAVLETADRLSAEEGEPVLRLYLLVAGALRALADGQRDASLVLDAFLLRAMAIAGWSPALTECARCGDPGPHRAFSVHAGGSVCPRCKPPGSASPPFEVLNLMDALATGGWDTAERSTESSRREASGLVAALLQWHLERQLRSLPLVERRRVEDRPPAAPQP